The Sinomicrobium kalidii region TCTCATACAGGAGGTCTTGAAACCATTTGCTAATTAAAAAATAATTCCGGAAATGCCTTTTGCGGATCGCTTTTCAACACTTTCATCGCAAAAGTACTTTTTATAAAACCGTAACCATAGCCCGAAAATTGTACCAACACCGCAAAAACCGACAAAAATGCAACTTTTACATTCCTGTTCTTGTACAGGGCATCTATAAAAACAACAATAAAGAACAAGGTGTACAGTCCGGCAAAAAACGATAGTCCCGCCAACCAGAGAAAAAGTGAAAAGACCAGCCCGGTTACAAAAAGTGCGGGCAACCAGTACACGATTCTTTCGGTATGCGGATGCCAGCGGTTCAGAATGGGCCGGGTCATTCCGAATTTATAGACCTGTTTAAAGAATTTCGACCAGGAAATACGTCTTTTGTGATACACAAAGGCACCTTCAACAAACCGGGTATCATAACCGGCTTTCCAAAGTCGGATGGTGAGGTCCGGGTCTTCCCCGGGATGTATTTTCCCGAATCCTCCTGTCTTTAAAAACGCTTCCCTTGAAATTCCCATATTAAAACTGCGGGGCTGAAATCTGCCTACGGATTTTTTCTTTCCGCGTATCCCCCCGGTAGTGACCGTAGAGGTCATGGCATAGTTGATGGCTTTCTGCAGATCGGTAAAAGACGAATGTGCAGTGTCGGGCCCTCCGAAACAATGTACATAATCTGAAGTAAGTGCAGTCTGCACCTCCCTGAGATAGTGCGGCGGAAGAATACAGTCGGAATCCAGGATAATAAAATAATTCCCTTTTGCCTTTTGCATACCAAAATTCCGGGAATCCCCCGGTCCCGAATTGTCCTTGAAATAATAGGATATGTTCAACTTACCTGAAAAGCTATCGGTCACCTCTTTTGCCGGAACAGTCGACCCATCCTCCACAATAACCACTTCAAAAGGATTATCGTAATCCAGACCCGCCATGCTTTCCAATAGTTCCGCAACCTCATCGGGCCTGTTATACACCGGGATAATAAATGAGAATTCTAAATGCATAGGGCAAATATATAACAAAAGAGAGCACGGAAAAGAAGTGATTTTTATTCCGTATTCTTACCGCCCTAATTGCGGCCAAGAAATATGTATTTTATAAAAATGATGAGAAGAGCCGGACCAGGGAAACGAAAACCGAAATGCAAACGGAGAGCGTATTTTCACAAGCCTTATTCAAGAGGCAATTATTATTCACTGAACGACAATCTAAACTACCCGGATCTTAATCGAAAGTCGTTCCCACGAAAAAGCGTAATTCTCCTTATCCCCTATTGTTTTCTTTATACGAACGCAGTTATTTAACGTGAATAATGGATAAGAAAAAAGGCTCGCTTACTTCGGCTTCACTCAGCACAGGTCTTCAGGCGAAGAGGGGTGTCCTGCCGTGCAGGACGGGGAGTCTGACCAGCTCAAGCCCTGGGAATTATCCCCAAACAC contains the following coding sequences:
- a CDS encoding glycosyltransferase is translated as MHLEFSFIIPVYNRPDEVAELLESMAGLDYDNPFEVVIVEDGSTVPAKEVTDSFSGKLNISYYFKDNSGPGDSRNFGMQKAKGNYFIILDSDCILPPHYLREVQTALTSDYVHCFGGPDTAHSSFTDLQKAINYAMTSTVTTGGIRGKKKSVGRFQPRSFNMGISREAFLKTGGFGKIHPGEDPDLTIRLWKAGYDTRFVEGAFVYHKRRISWSKFFKQVYKFGMTRPILNRWHPHTERIVYWLPALFVTGLVFSLFLWLAGLSFFAGLYTLFFIVVFIDALYKNRNVKVAFLSVFAVLVQFSGYGYGFIKSTFAMKVLKSDPQKAFPELFFN